The following coding sequences lie in one Novipirellula aureliae genomic window:
- a CDS encoding BamA/OMP85 family outer membrane protein, protein MTRHIINSAPASHGFGASTCIVKPIVSRTPSMLLWTLLLAFFVIPATADAQMGGGGFGGGGAGAGPNGPTPDTKPKFLDHVRSRDGLAIRREKGDAVVLGVRVVGNKVVSSYTIQEKIQTRRDHFYDYETVLGDVRRLNDIGSFDHVTFKIDEQPGGVTVTFVVHERPVITQVVFHGNRALNDRELAGRAGVSKSDPLSEFSIESARRRMIDYYQEEGFNQVSIDSTIGFKDDPGTVIFRINEGPKERIEAIEIKGATIVSESRLKKIIKSRGPTVGVLYHIGNVADMRKIDDDVNILASYYHNLGFLTATVGRRIRYDESGKWMTVTFVINEGPRFTVNDVKIVGNQFITEESLRARLELHSGDMFDGTLMRRDIGEITYGYGEMGFIYAEVEPKTVMRDEGNVVDLVYEINEGDRWKVGRILVNIEGEPHLMKETTMLNMVDLREGDWIDRRSLELNRRRIEKSSLLETNPQLADPPDIKVVPRDDF, encoded by the coding sequence ATGACTCGACATATAATCAATTCCGCACCCGCCTCGCACGGCTTCGGTGCATCGACTTGCATCGTGAAACCGATCGTTTCACGAACGCCATCGATGTTGCTGTGGACACTTTTATTAGCATTTTTCGTTATTCCGGCCACCGCGGATGCCCAAATGGGCGGCGGTGGGTTTGGAGGCGGTGGTGCTGGTGCCGGGCCCAACGGCCCGACCCCCGACACAAAACCGAAATTCTTGGATCATGTTCGCAGTCGTGATGGGTTGGCCATTCGCCGCGAAAAAGGGGACGCGGTTGTCTTGGGCGTGCGGGTTGTTGGCAACAAGGTCGTCAGCAGCTATACGATTCAAGAAAAAATACAAACTCGGCGCGATCACTTTTACGATTACGAAACGGTTCTCGGAGACGTCCGTCGGCTCAATGACATCGGTTCGTTCGACCATGTGACCTTCAAAATCGACGAACAACCTGGCGGAGTCACTGTGACCTTTGTGGTTCACGAACGGCCCGTGATCACTCAGGTCGTCTTTCACGGCAACCGGGCCTTGAATGATCGCGAATTGGCAGGCCGCGCGGGCGTATCGAAATCGGATCCTTTGAGCGAATTTTCGATCGAATCGGCACGCCGCCGAATGATCGACTATTACCAAGAAGAGGGATTCAATCAGGTTTCGATCGATTCAACGATCGGCTTTAAGGATGATCCCGGAACGGTGATTTTTCGAATCAACGAAGGGCCCAAAGAGCGAATCGAAGCGATCGAGATCAAAGGGGCAACCATCGTTAGTGAGTCTCGTCTAAAGAAAATCATCAAGAGTCGCGGGCCAACCGTCGGCGTGCTCTACCACATCGGCAACGTGGCTGACATGCGAAAGATTGATGACGATGTCAATATCTTGGCTAGCTACTATCACAACTTAGGCTTTTTAACGGCAACGGTAGGTCGCCGCATTCGCTATGACGAATCGGGAAAATGGATGACCGTGACATTTGTGATCAATGAAGGACCACGCTTTACAGTCAACGATGTAAAAATTGTTGGTAACCAATTCATCACCGAAGAATCATTGCGTGCTCGTTTGGAACTGCATTCGGGTGACATGTTTGATGGCACACTGATGCGCCGCGATATTGGTGAAATTACCTATGGTTATGGTGAAATGGGCTTCATCTACGCGGAGGTGGAACCGAAAACGGTGATGCGAGATGAGGGAAATGTTGTCGACTTGGTCTACGAGATCAACGAAGGCGATCGCTGGAAGGTAGGCCGGATCTTGGTCAACATCGAAGGCGAGCCGCATTTGATGAAAGAGACGACGATGCTCAACATGGTCGATCTTCGCGAAGGTGATTGGATCGATCGACGTTCGCTTGAATTAAACCGTCGCCGTATCGAAAAGAGCTCTCTACTCGAAACGAATCCGCAACTTGCGGACCCACCGGATATCAAAGTGGTGCCTCGCGATGACTTCTAA
- a CDS encoding glutathione peroxidase: protein MKYLLALTFALTLGFAAMTNHANADEHQKGALDFKVKNIDGEVVNLEDYHGKVVLVVNTASKCGLTPQYAGLESIYKKYSEQGFVVLGFPCNQFAEQEPGSEADIKTFCSTKYNVTFPMFSKVDVNGEDAADLYKFLTAKDVEPVGSGKVSWNFEKFLINREGKLVHRFSPRTTPSDAELLKAVEAELGE from the coding sequence ATGAAATACTTACTCGCACTGACATTCGCCCTCACTCTCGGATTCGCCGCAATGACCAATCATGCCAATGCCGACGAACACCAAAAAGGTGCACTCGATTTCAAAGTCAAAAACATTGACGGCGAGGTGGTCAACCTGGAAGATTACCACGGCAAGGTCGTTCTGGTCGTCAATACGGCAAGCAAATGTGGATTGACACCACAGTACGCGGGGCTGGAATCGATCTACAAAAAGTATTCTGAGCAAGGCTTCGTCGTACTGGGATTTCCCTGCAACCAGTTTGCGGAACAAGAACCAGGCAGCGAAGCGGACATTAAGACGTTCTGTTCAACGAAGTACAACGTCACCTTCCCGATGTTCAGCAAAGTCGACGTGAACGGTGAGGATGCTGCGGACCTCTACAAGTTCCTCACCGCCAAGGATGTCGAGCCAGTGGGCAGTGGAAAAGTATCATGGAACTTCGAAAAGTTTCTGATCAACCGAGAGGGCAAATTGGTGCATCGCTTCAGCCCGCGAACCACCCCGAGCGACGCCGAATTGCTGAAAGCCGTCGAAGCAGAGCTTGGAGAATAA
- the epmB gene encoding EF-P beta-lysylation protein EpmB, which translates to MSQTLPNGRPGTQPAKILTPGSNFVLPGSGAESTLFDQNRVDWDVDWLAAMRRSVRFTDQLRRLVGLPPESEGGERDKKQAESAPVFPTFVPLEFLRRIRLGNPNDPLLRQVLPTAAEEILHNGFVPDPVGDLDAMATSGLIHKYDGRVLLIASSACAVHCRYCFRREFPYIEAGSRRENWNPAIRYIELNEDIREVILSGGDPLTLVNDQLFELLQRIDSIKHVNRIRFHTRLPIVIPQRITASLCEKLRSLRASVWFVVHANHANELDQACLDRLGMLVDSGIPVLNQAVLLRGVNDDEDSLVELLLKLVDHKIQPYYLHQLDRVRGTKHFEVPIEKGLSLLSQIRRRLPGYAVPTYVSELAGQSSKTPTIERR; encoded by the coding sequence ATGAGTCAGACCCTACCGAATGGTCGACCCGGTACTCAACCGGCCAAGATTCTAACGCCGGGATCAAATTTTGTCCTACCCGGTTCGGGGGCAGAATCCACACTTTTTGACCAAAATCGTGTCGATTGGGACGTTGATTGGCTCGCAGCGATGCGCCGATCGGTCCGATTCACCGATCAGCTGAGGCGGTTAGTCGGTTTGCCGCCCGAATCGGAGGGTGGTGAGCGGGACAAGAAACAGGCAGAATCGGCTCCGGTTTTCCCCACTTTCGTGCCGCTCGAATTTCTCAGGCGGATTCGTCTCGGTAACCCCAACGACCCGCTGCTTCGGCAAGTTTTGCCAACCGCGGCAGAGGAAATCCTTCACAATGGATTCGTGCCAGACCCGGTCGGAGACCTTGACGCAATGGCGACGTCGGGACTGATTCACAAATACGATGGACGTGTGCTGCTGATCGCATCGTCGGCCTGCGCGGTGCATTGCCGCTACTGTTTCCGGCGTGAATTTCCTTACATCGAGGCTGGTTCTCGTCGTGAAAATTGGAATCCGGCCATCCGCTATATCGAGCTAAACGAAGATATACGCGAAGTTATCCTCAGCGGAGGTGATCCGTTGACGCTCGTCAATGACCAATTGTTTGAGTTACTCCAACGCATCGACTCCATCAAACACGTGAACAGGATTCGTTTTCATACGCGGCTTCCGATCGTGATACCGCAGCGTATTACGGCATCCCTATGCGAGAAATTGCGTTCGCTGCGAGCCAGCGTTTGGTTTGTCGTCCATGCCAATCACGCCAATGAACTCGACCAAGCTTGCCTTGACCGGCTCGGCATGCTGGTCGATTCGGGCATCCCCGTCTTGAATCAAGCGGTCCTGCTTCGCGGCGTTAATGACGACGAAGACTCGCTCGTCGAACTTCTGCTAAAATTAGTCGACCACAAAATCCAACCCTACTATTTGCATCAACTCGATCGAGTGCGAGGTACGAAGCATTTCGAGGTGCCGATTGAGAAGGGACTTTCATTGTTGAGCCAAATCCGTCGACGTTTGCCTGGCTATGCGGTCCCCACCTACGTTAGCGAGCTAGCTGGCCAATCCTCCAAGACCCCCACGATCGAACGGCGTTAA
- a CDS encoding ABC transporter permease has product MYIFENPVLQRELLGNLRTNRAFVLLLVYQLLLAAVVLLAWPSEQRLDLTSNPPSAAKLVNLFFLGQYVIASLMAPSFAAGTITGEKERHTYEMLLASPLRPGAIVIGKMVASLTHLGMLILASLPIIVLCLPLGGVSVYEVLAAYLGLIVSVILFGAIGVFCSSYFSRTSNSLVVSYMLILPLVIGAVLFWQSLEGQGELRLKLAVLVIPAFALTAVILMCSAAAGRMLYPPDVGSEGNEVVDLQREAEEAVGLIIQPDQFPDRLFAPPKKSELMADGTNPVYDKEIHSEIFSQGTLMLRLVIQISMLLAIPLMGVFLFFWAEKIAWFTLYVIVFNMLVGPVFLAGSMTSERERQTLDLLLTTTLTPWQILWGKFVVGFRISGVLTGFLLWPLLLGLLNDSYWTNLPSVFGMFAIVVMVCLVNAIIALACSLFQKKTSISLLSTYVVLLLLYIGPPTMVALMTILDFPIESIAKAEGFGITSPFSAAFSLPFNADVLGSDGGEEPANVGNLNIVWGYFLFSAALVVVTVVAMIARLRARDGLSESSL; this is encoded by the coding sequence ATGTACATCTTTGAAAACCCGGTCCTACAGCGAGAACTGTTGGGAAACCTGCGGACGAACCGAGCTTTCGTGTTGCTGCTGGTCTATCAACTGCTGCTGGCTGCTGTCGTCCTTTTGGCATGGCCGAGTGAGCAGCGGTTGGATCTGACGAGCAATCCCCCGTCGGCCGCAAAATTGGTGAACCTGTTTTTCCTCGGCCAATACGTGATCGCATCGCTGATGGCCCCCAGCTTTGCGGCGGGAACGATCACTGGCGAAAAGGAACGACACACGTACGAGATGTTGCTGGCCAGTCCGTTGCGGCCTGGTGCGATCGTGATTGGCAAAATGGTTGCGTCGTTAACCCACCTCGGGATGCTAATCTTAGCCTCGCTGCCGATTATCGTTTTATGTTTGCCGCTTGGTGGCGTCAGCGTTTATGAGGTGTTGGCCGCCTACCTCGGCCTAATCGTTTCGGTGATCCTGTTCGGCGCGATTGGCGTTTTCTGCAGCAGTTACTTTTCGCGGACCAGCAATTCGTTGGTCGTCAGTTACATGCTTATCTTGCCGTTGGTCATCGGTGCCGTCCTGTTTTGGCAATCGCTCGAAGGACAAGGGGAATTGCGACTAAAATTGGCGGTTTTGGTGATACCTGCATTCGCGCTGACCGCCGTCATTTTGATGTGCTCGGCGGCAGCCGGTCGGATGCTCTACCCACCTGATGTCGGCAGCGAAGGGAACGAGGTGGTCGATTTACAACGTGAGGCGGAAGAGGCCGTTGGTTTGATTATTCAACCAGACCAATTTCCTGATCGATTGTTCGCACCGCCGAAAAAGTCAGAGCTTATGGCGGATGGGACCAATCCCGTCTACGACAAAGAGATTCACAGCGAGATTTTCAGCCAAGGCACGCTGATGCTTCGCTTGGTGATCCAGATTAGCATGTTGTTGGCAATCCCGTTGATGGGCGTCTTTCTGTTTTTCTGGGCCGAAAAAATCGCTTGGTTTACGCTCTACGTGATCGTCTTTAACATGTTGGTTGGCCCCGTCTTCTTGGCGGGATCGATGACCAGCGAACGAGAGCGGCAGACGTTGGATCTACTGTTGACGACCACCTTAACTCCTTGGCAAATTTTATGGGGTAAGTTCGTGGTCGGCTTTCGTATCTCAGGCGTTTTGACAGGGTTTCTGCTTTGGCCACTTCTATTGGGACTACTCAATGACAGCTATTGGACCAATCTGCCGAGCGTATTCGGAATGTTTGCGATCGTCGTGATGGTTTGTTTGGTCAATGCAATCATTGCATTGGCTTGCTCGTTGTTTCAAAAGAAAACGTCGATTTCGCTGCTGAGCACGTATGTCGTACTGCTACTGTTGTATATCGGGCCGCCGACGATGGTTGCGCTGATGACGATTCTCGATTTTCCAATCGAATCGATTGCAAAGGCCGAAGGGTTTGGGATTACCAGTCCTTTTTCGGCAGCCTTCTCATTGCCATTTAACGCCGATGTGCTCGGCAGTGATGGGGGAGAGGAGCCCGCGAACGTAGGCAACTTGAATATCGTATGGGGCTATTTTCTGTTTAGCGCCGCATTGGTTGTTGTAACCGTTGTTGCAATGATTGCACGCCTAAGAGCACGCGACGGTTTGTCGGAGTCGTCGTTGTAG
- a CDS encoding PTS sugar transporter subunit IIA → MEDLDVARIAEYLHLTPPQVVKMADRGRIPARKVGGHYVFNEAEIHHWLEARIGASDSAQLDEVQEVLDRVSPTAVDRPIAELCSVDAIAVPLNSRTRGSVIRSMSDLAAKSGLMWDAPAMAEAVSVREQMHPTALDCGVALLHPRRPQTSILADSVVALGICPSPLPFADRGQLTDVFFLICSYDDATHLRILAKLSRMIVADGFLDELRTTETAGEAWSCLRDCEERIDQE, encoded by the coding sequence ATGGAAGATTTAGACGTAGCACGAATCGCCGAGTATTTGCACTTAACACCGCCGCAAGTCGTGAAAATGGCAGATCGCGGACGTATTCCAGCCCGCAAGGTGGGCGGCCATTACGTTTTTAACGAGGCTGAGATTCACCATTGGCTTGAGGCAAGGATTGGTGCGAGTGACTCGGCACAACTCGACGAAGTCCAAGAAGTGCTCGATCGCGTTTCCCCGACTGCGGTTGACCGTCCGATCGCCGAGCTTTGCTCGGTTGACGCGATTGCCGTCCCGCTGAATTCACGGACTCGAGGGTCGGTCATTCGGTCAATGTCCGATTTAGCGGCGAAATCGGGGTTGATGTGGGATGCCCCCGCGATGGCAGAAGCCGTGAGTGTCCGTGAACAAATGCACCCAACGGCACTCGACTGCGGCGTCGCTTTGCTTCACCCACGCCGTCCCCAAACATCGATCTTGGCCGATTCTGTGGTCGCCCTCGGCATTTGTCCCTCGCCGCTTCCGTTCGCCGATCGCGGTCAACTAACCGATGTTTTCTTTCTAATTTGCTCTTACGACGACGCCACTCACCTTCGTATCCTCGCCAAGCTGAGTCGCATGATCGTCGCGGACGGATTCCTCGATGAACTGCGCACCACCGAGACCGCTGGCGAAGCATGGAGTTGTCTGCGGGATTGCGAAGAGCGAATCGATCAGGAGTAA
- the efp gene encoding elongation factor P: MATYNTSDFRKGLKVQIDGDPYLMTEMTFVKPGKGNAFYKCKLKNLLRGTSLDRTYKGGDSLESADVETTEVQFLYRQGEDYVFMNNATFEQYEVASDIAGDIWMYLKDGMTCTATLYNGNAIIVEAPNHVELEVVDCVPGTKGDTATNVTKPAKVETGAEFMVPGFIKMGNVIKIDSRTGEYIERVSN; encoded by the coding sequence ATGGCTACTTATAACACAAGTGACTTCCGCAAAGGCCTGAAAGTCCAAATTGACGGCGATCCTTATCTGATGACCGAGATGACATTTGTCAAACCGGGCAAAGGTAACGCTTTCTACAAATGTAAACTCAAAAACTTGCTTCGTGGCACGTCACTGGACCGCACCTACAAGGGGGGCGACTCTCTCGAATCGGCCGACGTCGAAACGACCGAAGTCCAGTTTTTGTACCGCCAAGGTGAAGATTACGTCTTCATGAACAACGCAACGTTCGAACAATACGAAGTTGCCAGTGACATCGCTGGCGATATCTGGATGTATCTCAAAGACGGAATGACCTGCACGGCAACGCTTTATAACGGCAATGCAATTATTGTCGAAGCACCCAATCATGTCGAGTTGGAAGTCGTTGATTGTGTCCCCGGAACCAAAGGCGACACCGCAACGAACGTGACCAAGCCAGCGAAGGTGGAGACGGGAGCCGAATTCATGGTCCCAGGATTTATCAAGATGGGCAACGTCATCAAAATCGATTCGCGGACGGGTGAGTACATCGAGCGGGTCAGTAATTAG
- a CDS encoding L-serine ammonia-lyase — MPSTILPIEPARVFESLSVFDMFKIGVGPSSSHTMGPWLAATRFLKERTPDELEAITRIQIELFGSLAKTGKGHGTDIAVQFGLMGEHPETIDIESLDTRLKRIAESRVICLLGRHWITFDPKTDIVFHFDEVLPQHPNGMKFIAWAGKQPLQSEAFFSVGGGFILKAGETDLSPTPSVPFPVDCGEDMLVHCAAQSLSISRLVLKNELSWRSEPAIRDKMGRIRETMLETIHRGCRCDGTLPGGLGVRRRAARMARKLLGGEVPADRDEWISILKRQTHDFSVVLDWVSCFALATNEENAAFGRVVTAPTNGAAGVIPAVMMYLLLFCDSSDDDWITFLLTAAEIGCIFKKGATISAAQGGCQAEIGVSSAMAAAGLAECLGGSPRQVTEAAEIAMEHHLGMTCDPIAGLVQIPCIERNAFGAIKAITAARLAIGRDPSEARVSLDGVVRTMWETALDMNAKYKETSEGGLAVQIAVNLSEC; from the coding sequence TTGCCATCTACCATTCTGCCGATCGAGCCAGCCCGGGTATTCGAATCGCTCAGCGTTTTTGACATGTTCAAAATTGGAGTCGGTCCATCTAGTTCACATACGATGGGCCCCTGGTTGGCAGCGACTCGGTTTTTGAAGGAACGAACGCCCGATGAATTGGAGGCCATTACGCGAATACAAATCGAGTTATTCGGTTCGCTCGCGAAGACGGGGAAAGGTCATGGAACTGATATCGCGGTCCAGTTTGGGTTGATGGGCGAGCATCCTGAAACGATTGATATTGAATCCCTGGACACGCGACTAAAGCGAATCGCTGAGTCGCGAGTCATTTGTTTGCTCGGTCGACATTGGATTACGTTCGACCCAAAGACGGATATCGTCTTTCACTTTGACGAGGTACTCCCTCAACATCCAAACGGCATGAAGTTTATTGCGTGGGCGGGTAAACAACCATTGCAGAGTGAGGCTTTCTTTTCAGTCGGTGGTGGTTTTATCCTGAAAGCGGGCGAAACGGACCTATCGCCGACGCCATCGGTTCCGTTCCCGGTTGATTGTGGTGAAGACATGTTGGTTCATTGTGCTGCTCAATCGCTATCGATTTCTCGGTTGGTTTTGAAGAACGAATTGAGCTGGCGAAGCGAGCCAGCTATTCGCGACAAAATGGGTCGGATTCGTGAAACGATGCTCGAAACGATTCATCGTGGCTGCCGATGCGACGGGACGTTGCCGGGCGGTTTAGGCGTTCGCCGGCGTGCCGCTCGAATGGCGAGGAAACTTCTTGGCGGCGAAGTCCCCGCGGATCGTGACGAGTGGATTTCAATTCTCAAGCGTCAAACGCACGACTTTTCCGTCGTGTTGGACTGGGTCAGTTGTTTTGCGCTCGCGACGAACGAAGAGAATGCGGCGTTCGGCCGAGTCGTCACGGCACCGACCAACGGGGCGGCAGGAGTGATTCCGGCGGTGATGATGTATCTACTCCTTTTCTGTGACTCCAGCGATGACGATTGGATAACGTTCTTGTTGACAGCCGCGGAAATTGGTTGCATTTTCAAAAAGGGTGCGACCATCTCGGCTGCTCAAGGCGGTTGTCAAGCAGAAATCGGTGTCTCCTCTGCAATGGCGGCTGCGGGCTTGGCAGAATGCTTGGGCGGTTCTCCACGGCAAGTGACCGAAGCGGCCGAGATTGCGATGGAGCATCATTTGGGGATGACGTGTGATCCGATTGCTGGTCTGGTTCAAATACCATGTATCGAACGCAACGCGTTCGGAGCGATCAAGGCCATTACGGCTGCCCGCTTGGCGATCGGACGTGATCCCTCGGAAGCTCGCGTCTCGCTCGACGGTGTGGTTCGAACGATGTGGGAAACGGCGCTCGATATGAACGCCAAGTACAAAGAAACATCCGAAGGCGGATTAGCTGTCCAAATAGCCGTGAACCTGAGTGAATGTTAA
- a CDS encoding BamA/OMP85 family outer membrane protein, which yields MKKTVSPYLGLSMLVIAALSCGCNRWIAGPAPTVGNSLFSANTPGGAANGTRLVSAPATEATSDGSESSDRYVARQYPSTPPYVPPTTAPPPSTTLPPSSYSQQPSPYSQQPSTYSQQPSTNYNTPPSLSSPSNNVPNYGGGQNYGSPSAPASPPTVSGEMFPGGGFPNSGLPDSSMPGSGLPSTLYGDPVAPPTTYVPMPTVREADLIINGYPARTGRIMLGGAVNSDAGVTGQITLDERNFDITRWPTSFQDLFSGTAFRGAGQTFRVEAAPGSDFDRYTINFADPNLFGYKPVSMSISGFLVDRRFQDWDEQRLGGKLSFGYRITPDLSVSVGFSGQNVEISNARVPAVTPNGESDLYSGIISLKHDTRNSPIQSSEGHYFDFSFEQAFGDFEYSRFETEYRKYWLLAQRADGSGRQTLSYSNQFGYSGDDTPFFENFFAGGYATLRGFDFRGAGPVESGVSIGGRFKFLNTIEYMFPITADDAFKGVAFVDFGTVEKDIELNSDSFRVSPGVGLRVAIPMLGPAPLAFDFAFPVNKADTDQTQVFSFYMSLVR from the coding sequence ATGAAAAAAACTGTATCCCCGTATCTCGGTTTATCGATGCTTGTCATCGCAGCGCTGTCATGCGGATGCAACCGCTGGATCGCTGGTCCTGCGCCGACGGTCGGCAACAGTCTGTTTTCCGCGAACACGCCGGGCGGGGCCGCAAACGGCACTCGATTGGTATCGGCTCCGGCAACCGAGGCGACTTCCGACGGATCCGAATCGAGCGATCGCTATGTCGCCCGTCAATATCCATCCACGCCTCCGTACGTTCCACCAACGACCGCACCGCCACCATCGACCACGCTGCCACCATCGAGTTATTCACAACAGCCGTCGCCGTATTCACAACAACCGTCTACGTATTCACAACAACCGTCTACGAATTACAACACGCCGCCATCTCTGTCATCACCTTCGAACAATGTGCCTAACTATGGTGGCGGACAAAACTACGGTTCACCAAGTGCACCGGCGTCTCCACCAACCGTTTCAGGCGAGATGTTTCCAGGAGGCGGATTTCCCAACAGTGGCCTGCCGGACAGCAGTATGCCTGGCAGCGGCTTGCCGAGCACGCTCTATGGAGATCCGGTTGCACCGCCTACCACCTATGTGCCCATGCCGACGGTGCGCGAAGCGGATCTGATAATCAATGGATACCCCGCACGAACCGGACGAATCATGCTCGGCGGTGCGGTCAATAGCGATGCTGGGGTTACCGGACAAATTACGCTCGACGAACGCAACTTTGACATCACTCGTTGGCCAACTTCCTTTCAAGATCTATTTAGCGGGACCGCGTTTCGCGGAGCGGGGCAAACGTTTCGTGTCGAAGCGGCGCCGGGCAGCGACTTTGATCGCTATACGATCAACTTCGCCGACCCCAACTTATTCGGATACAAACCCGTCAGCATGTCGATCAGCGGTTTCTTGGTCGACCGTCGGTTTCAAGATTGGGACGAACAACGGCTCGGCGGTAAGTTGAGTTTTGGTTACCGGATCACACCAGACTTGTCCGTCTCGGTTGGATTTAGTGGTCAAAACGTTGAAATCAGCAATGCTCGTGTTCCAGCGGTCACCCCCAATGGTGAAAGCGATCTTTATAGTGGTATCATCTCGCTCAAACACGATACACGGAACAGTCCGATTCAATCGAGTGAAGGACATTACTTTGACTTCAGCTTCGAGCAAGCGTTTGGTGATTTCGAATATTCGCGTTTTGAAACGGAGTACCGCAAGTATTGGTTGTTGGCTCAGCGAGCGGACGGCAGCGGTCGGCAAACGCTTTCGTATTCGAACCAATTCGGATACAGCGGCGACGACACACCCTTCTTTGAAAACTTTTTTGCCGGTGGCTATGCAACACTTCGTGGTTTCGATTTCCGTGGTGCCGGTCCAGTCGAAAGTGGCGTTTCAATCGGTGGTCGGTTTAAGTTCCTCAATACAATCGAATACATGTTTCCAATCACAGCAGATGACGCATTCAAAGGCGTCGCGTTTGTCGATTTTGGAACGGTGGAAAAAGACATTGAACTCAACAGCGATTCGTTCCGGGTGTCGCCAGGTGTTGGTTTACGGGTAGCCATCCCAATGCTGGGGCCTGCACCGTTGGCCTTCGACTTTGCCTTCCCTGTCAACAAAGCCGATACCGATCAAACCCAAGTGTTTAGCTTTTACATGAGCTTGGTTCGGTAA